The following proteins are encoded in a genomic region of Corylus avellana chromosome ca4, CavTom2PMs-1.0:
- the LOC132177185 gene encoding G-type lectin S-receptor-like serine/threonine-protein kinase LECRK3 produces MTSPTSSLHFCYLLLLLLLLLPLLPTVFTFTKDDCQTWLKSPALSAQDESPPWLSPSGEFALGFRSVDISNEKHFLLAVWFDKIKDQTIVWSAKGNKPAPPSSQFKLTSNGEFVLDDPQGNTLWKPKTNGSKSTCAAMLDNGNFVILDENYSPIWESFKEPTDTILPGQILGMPSTLRARQSETDYADGGFELCLQVDGNLVLNLASGNFRSPYWATMTMNWKSQLVFDEAGEIYIKDSNTSAKYSLTREDPGSSQKYYHIARLDQNGVFKLSKHLRNENKAGDGSCSSWRDVQEIPDDICMTGVNNHNGVGWCGYNSICEKISKGPAFCRCPDRFSFLNPSDPSKGCKPDFPLPSCQPNGWEAEKEQVDFIELDNVDWPLSDYDLHEGHGVDRARCQQLCLDDCFCSAAVHEEEGGLCWSKKFPMSNGRSSPNITKIFLLKVPKAKGSSVTKKKDKSNLVLVLALLLGSSTFLNILLLIAISAALFYLYRIKLNWARNATTSATNMRSYTYEELDKATGGFKQTLGRGAFGTVYKGVIASDPKRFVAIKKLEKVAGEGEKEFKTEVSVICQTHHKNLVRLLGYCDEGEHRLLVYEYMGNGSLASFLFGISRPHWNQRVQIAFGIARGLMYLHEECSTQIIHCDIKPQNILLDEYFTPRISDFGLAKLLLADQTGTHTQRRGTIGYFAPEWFSKASISVKVDVYSFGVMLLEIICCKSSVSFAMGDEEEALIDWAYDCYIEKRLEKLVENDEEARNDMKRLERLVIVAIWCIQEDPSLRPTMKKVTHMLEGVVDVHVPPRPSLYTSPPPIITDI; encoded by the coding sequence ATGACTTCTCCAACTAGTAGTCTTCATTTTTGTTATCTCTTGCTTCtacttctacttcttcttcctcttcttcccacTGTTTTCACCTTCACCAAAGACGACTGTCAAACATGGCTGAAATCCCCTGCACTAAGTGCACAGGATGAATCTCCACCATGGCTGTCGCCTTCAGGTGAATTTGCTTTGGGATTCCGTTCTGTTGATATAAGCAATGAGAAACACTTCTTGCTTGCTGTCTggtttgataaaataaaagatcaaacaatagtttGGTCTGCAAAAGGCAATAAACCAGCACCCCCATCTTCTCAATTTAAGCTGACAAGCAATGGTGAGTTTGTGCTCGATGATCCTCAAGGCAACACGTTATGGAAGCCTAAAACGAATGGAAGCAAATCCACATGTGCAGCTATGCTGGACAATGGGAACTTTGTGATTCTAGACGAGAATTATAGTCCCATATGGGAGAGCTTCAAAGAGCCCACTGACACAATTTTGCCAGGTCAGATTCTGGGCATGCCTAGCACCCTCAGGGCTCGACAGTCCGAGACAGATTATGCCGATGGGGGCTTCGAGCTCTGTTTGCAGGTGGACGGCAATCTTGTGCTCAATCTTGCATCTGGAAATTTTCGTAGCCCTTATTGGGCTACCATGACAATGAACTGGAAATCACAGTTGGTGTTTGATGAGGCCGGCGAAATTTACATCAAAGATTCGAACACATCTGCCAAATACAGCCTTACCAGAGAAGACCCAGGTTCAAGCCAAAAGTATTACCATATTGCCAGACTCGATCAAAATGGAGTTTTCAAATTATCCAAACACCTCAGAAATGAGAACAAGGCAGGTGATGGAAGCTGCAGTTCCTGGCGTGACGTGCAAGAGATTCCTGATGATATTTGTATGACAGGCGTCAATAATCATAATGGCGTTGGGTGGTGTGGGTATAACAGCATTTGTGAAAAAATCAGTAAAGGCCCGGCATTTTGCCGCTGTCCTGATAGATTCTCTTTTCTGAACCCATCTGACCCCTCAAAAGGCTGCAAACCAGATTTTCCTCTGCCCAGCTGCCAGCCTAATGGATGGGAAGCAGAGAAAGAGCAAGTAGATTTTATAGAACTTGACAACGTCGACTGGCCGCTCTCTGATTACGATCTTCATGAAGGCCATGGGGTTGACAGGGCGAGGTGTCAACAACTATGCCTCGATGATTGCTTCTGTTCAGCAGCCGTgcatgaagaagaaggtgggCTTTGTTGGAGTAAGAAGTTTCCAATGTCCAATGGAAGAAGCAGCCCAAATATCACCAAAATATTTCTCCTCAAGGTACCTAAAGCTAAAGGTAGTAGtgttacaaaaaagaaagacaagtCGAATCTGGTGCTTGTCTTGGCACTACTCCTTGGCAGCTCCACTTTCCTCAATATCCTTCTCTTGATAGCTATTTCTGCAGCTCTTTTCTACTTGTACCGTATAAAGCTGAATTGGGCAAGAAATGCAACCACATCTGCCACAAACATGAGAAGCTATACATATGAAGAGCTTGATAAAGCAACTGGTGGGTTCAAGCAAACATTGGGTAGAGGAGCTTTCGGAACGGTTTACAAAGGGGTCATCGCATCAGATCCGAAGAGATTTGTCGCAATCAAGAAGTTAGAAAAAGTTGCAGGCGAAGGGGAGAAGGAGTTCAAAACAGAGGTGAGCGTGATATGCCAGACCCACCACAAGAATTTAGTCCGGTTGCTTGGCTATTGTGATGAGGGGGAGCATCGGCTTCTGGTGTACGAGTACATGGGCAATGGCTCTCTAGCTAGCTTTCTTTTCGGGATATCCAGACCTCATTGGAACCAAAGAGTGCAGATTGCTTTTGGAATTGCAAGAGGTTTGATGTACTTGCATGAAGAGTGCAGCACCCAGATCATCCACTGTGACATAAAGCCTCAAAACATACTCTTGGATGAGTATTTCACTCCTAGGATTTCTGATTTTGGATTGGCAAAGCTTCTGTTGGCCGACCAAACTGGAACACATACACAAAGAAGAGGGACTATTGGGTACTTTGCACCAGAATGGTTCAGTAAAGCATCCATTTCGGTTAAGGTTGATGTTTACAGCTTTGGTGTGATGTTGCTTGAGATCATTTGCTGCAAGTCTAGTGTATCATTTGCAATGGGAGACGAAGAGGAGGCATTGATAGATTGGGCTTATGACTGCTACATTGAAAAAAGACTAGAAAAGTTGGTGGAAAACGATGAGGAGGCAAGGAATGACATGAAGAGGCTAGAGAGGCTAGTTATTGTGGCAATTTGGTGCATTCAAGAGGATCCTTCGTTACGACCCACGATGAAAAAGGTTACACACATGCTTGAGGGGGTGGTTGATGTTCATGTGCCCCCACGCCCTTCATTGTATACTTCTCCTCCGCCCATAATTACTGACATTTGA
- the LOC132177368 gene encoding regulator of nonsense transcripts UPF3-like isoform X2, translating to MVLFILGTQFKTIVEYAPSQRVPKQWSKKDSREGSILKDPEYLEFLEYLAKPVENLPSAEIQLERREADRMGAAKDAPVVTPLMDFIRQKRAAKGGSRRSLSNGKPGRRTAGSSTGSPSSTLSKRGSERRRSSSTMYVLRDGAKNVSVKDKSTYILVPKRDDEQLSDKSVTLAPAAGTEVLEEENGVSGTNESGKKKILLLKGKEREISYVSGTLSQQQGITSSVRNIIGSPTLKQNQQRQGSGKIVKRILLNKDSRQNQSFVAQSEHQIQTSNLEKDKRPPRPPHGQLVFKDTNPTPDDKVVANDVHGFCSEKQEKRLRNKDKPDRGIWTSLRRSDGSHASDESLSSSASQPIQSLGDSSEGCHGDMKVDMANARSGEVKNLGTGRTSHSSLDNGSHKHFGRRGPTHGVKDVDGSSIISEGKHSRRGAGYNSHEKQVWVQKSGSGS from the exons ATGGTTTTATTCATATTGG GCACTCAGTTTAAAACTATTGTTGAGTATGCTCCTTCTCAACGCGTTCCAAAGCAGTGGTCTAAGAAAGACAGCCGTGAAGGAAGCATATTaaaag ATCCCGAGTATCTGGAGTTTCTTGAATATCTTGCGAAGCCTGTCGAAAATCTTCCCAGTGCAGAGATACAATTGGAGAGAAGAGAAGCTGATCGAATGG GTGCTGCAAAAGATGCTCCCGTAGTTACACCATTAATGGACTTTATACGTCAGAAAAGAGCTGCTAAGGGTGGTTCTCGG CGATCTTTGTCTAATGGGAAACCGGGCAGAAGAACTGCTGGATCATCAACTGGAAGTCCTAGTTCCACCTTGTCGAAACGAGGTTCTGAGAGGAGGAGGAGTTCCTCCACAATG TATGTTTTAAGGGACGGTGCAAAGAACGTGAGTGTCAAAGACAAGTCAACATACATTCTGGTTCCAAAGCGAGATGATGAGCAGCTTTCTGACAAGTCTGTTACTTTGGCTCCTGCAGCTGGGACGGAAGTACTGGAAGAGGAAAATG GAGTTTCTGGAACTAATGAATctgggaaaaagaaaatcctgCTCCTGAAAGGGAAAGAGAGGGAGATTTCTTAT GTGTCTGGCACCTTGTCACAGCAGCAGGGTATAACATCATCGGTCAGAAATATTATTGGTTCACCTACTCTCAAGCAGAACCAGCAGCGCCAAGGTAGTGGAAAGATCGTCAAAAGAATACTTTTAAACAAGGATTCACGTCAAAATCAGTCTTTTGTGGCCCAGTCCGAGCATCAAATCCAGActtcaaatttagaaaaggaCAAGCGACCTCCTCGACCCCCACATGGACAATTGGTTTTTAAGGATACAAATCCAACTCCAGATGATAAGGTGGTTGCTAATGACGTGCACGGATTCTGTAGTGAGAAGCAGGAGAAACGTTTGAGAAATAAGGATAAGCCTGATCGTGGTATATGGACATCTCTTCGACGGTCAGATGGATCCCATGCTAGTGATGAGTCTTTGTCATCCTCTGCTTCTCAACCTATACAGTCACTTGGAGATTCTTCGGAAG GGTGTCATGGGGATATGAAAGTTGACATGGCAAATGCTAGGAGTGGCGAAGTTAAAAACCTTGGAACTGGACGTACTAGTCATTCTTCTTTAGATAATG GTTCCCATAAACATTTTGGTCGCCGTGGGCCAACACATGGTGTGAAGGATGTTGATGGCTCATCAATTATAAGTGAGGGGAAGCATTCGAGGAGAGGCGCTGGCTATAATTCCCATGAG AAGCAAGTTTGGGTTCAAAAGTCTGGTTCTGGTTCGTAA
- the LOC132178811 gene encoding KH domain-containing protein At1g09660/At1g09670: protein MGERIPPGSYFQYPPPAVPASPIRSTSLPSDRERYLAELLAEKQKLGPFLQVLPLCSRLLNQEIRRVSGFNQSFLDHERLEHESPLRSLGQPPNGRPMDLEGWPTMQLEENGHIQRIAPFQAPPMGWAGAQGIPTTPVVKRVIRLDVPVDKYPSYNFVGRILGPRGNSLKRVEAMTECRVYIRGRGSVKDSVKEEKLKDKPGYEHLNEPLHVLVEAEFPEDSINTRLEYAVQILENLLKPVDESLDHYKKQQLRELAMLNGTLREESPSMSPSMSPSMSPFNSTGMKRAKTGR, encoded by the exons ATGGGAGAGAGAATTCCACCTGGGAGTTACTTCCAGTATCCTCCTCCTGCAGTCCCTGCTTCTCCTATAAGGTCTACTTCACTCCCTTCAGATCGAGAAAG ATACTTGGCTGAATTACTAGCAGAGAAGCAAAAGTTGGGACCATTTCTGCAAGTTCTGCCCTTATGTAGCAGGCTTCTAAATCAAG AAATCAGACGGGTTTCTGGCTTCAATCAAAGTTTTCTGGATCATGAAAGACTTGAGCATGAGAGCCCACTTAGGTCATTAGGTCAACCTCCCAATGGTAGACCGATGGATTTGGAGGGATGGCCCACAATGCAATTAGAG GAGAATGGACATATTCAAAGAATAGCTCCATTTCAAGCTCCTCCAATGGGTTGGGCTGGGGCACAAGGAATTCCAACCACTCCTGTTGTAAAGAGAGTTATTAGACTTGATGTTCCTGTAGACAAATATCCAAGT TATAATTTTGTCGGCCGGATTTTGGGACCACGTGGGAACTCACTGAAAAGAGTTGAAGCCATGACAGAATGTAGGGTGTACATAAGAGGCCGAGGCTCTGTTAAGGATTCTGTAAAG GAAGAGAAATTGAAGGATAAACCTGGATATGAGCACCTTAACGAGCCGCTGCACGTGTTGGTGGAGGCTGAATTTCCCGAGGATAGTATAAATACTCGCTTGGAGTATGCAGTGCAAATATTAGAAAACCTTTTGAAGCCTGTG GATGAATCCTTGGATCATTATAAGAAGCAACAACTCAGGGAACTGGCTATGCTGAATGGTACGCTAAGGGAAGAAAGCCCGAGTATGAGCCCTAGCATGAGCCCGAGCATGTCGCCCTTCAACAGTACAGGAATGAAAAGAGCAAAGACGGGAAGATAA
- the LOC132178609 gene encoding elongation factor 1-gamma-like: MALILHAGSKNKNAYKALIAAEYTGVKVELAPNFEMGVSNKTPEFLKMNPIGKVPVLETPDGPVFESNAIARYVARLKADSPLYGSSLIDYAHTEQWIDFASLEIDANIGNWLRPRMGRGVYLPPAEEAAISALKRALGALNTHLASNTYLVGHSVTLADIILTCNLYTGFSHGMTKSFTSEFPHVERYFWTLVNQPNFKKIVGEVKQTESVPPVAAAKKPSQPKESAKPKPKQEAKKEEPAKPKPEADEEEAAPKPKAKNPLDLLPPSKMILDEWKRLYSNTKTNFREVAIKGFWDMYDPEGYSLWFCDYKYNDENTVSFVTLNKVGGFLQRMDLARKYAFGKMLVIGSNPPFKVQGLWLFRGQEVPQFVIDECYDMELYDWKKVDLSDEAQKERVNQMIEDHEPFEGEPLLDAKCFK, encoded by the exons ATGGCTCTg ATCCTGCATGCCGGGAGCAAGAACAAAAATGCTTACAAGGCACTCATTGCTGCAGAGTACACCGGTGTGAAAGTGGAGCTGGCCCCAAACTTCGAGATGGGTGTCTCTAATAAGACTCCCGAATTCCTCAAGATGAACCCTATTGGGAAG GTTCCTGTGTTGGAAACACCCGATGGTCCGGTCTTCGAGAGCAATGCTATAGCACGTTATG TTGCTCGCCTGAAGGCTGACAGTCCTCTATATGGTTCTTCCCTTATTGATTAT GCTCATACAGAGCAATGGATCGATTTTGCGTCGTTGGAAATTGATGCTAATATTGGGAATTGGCTTAGACCAAGAATGGGACGTGGTGTATACCTTCCTCCG GCCGAGGAAGCTGCAATTTCTGCGTTGAAGAGAGCGCTGGGTGCTCTAAACACTCATCTTGCTTCAAACACATACCTGGTTGGGCATTCTGTGACCCTGGCTGATATCATTCTGACATGCAACTTATACACTGGGTTCAGCCACGGAATGACTAAGAGCTTTACCTCTGAGTTCCCTCATGTTGAGAGATACTTCTGGACCTTGGTTAATCAACCAAATTTCAAGAAGATCGTGGGTGAGGTGAAGCAGACTGAGTCTGTTCCACCTGTTGCAGCTGCAAAGAAGCCTTCTCAGCCAAAAGAATCTGCTAAACCAAAGCCCAAGCAAGAAGCGAAAAAGGAGGAGCCAGCGAAGCCCAAACCAGAAGCTGACGAGGAAGAGGCGGCTCCAAAGCCCAAAGCTAAAAACCCTCTTGACCTGCTGCCCCCAAGTAAGATGATACTTGATGAATGGAAGAGGCTGtactcaaacaccaaaaccaaCTTCCGTGAGGTTGCTATTAAAG GGTTCTGGGACATGTATGATCCTGAGGGATACTCTCTCTGGTTCTGTGATTACAAGTACAATGATGAGAACACTGTTTCCTTTGTTACACTGAACAAGGTCGGTGGATTTCTTCAGAGGATGGATCTAGCTCGCAAATACGCTTTCGGAAAGATGCTAGTGATCGGTTCCAACCCACCATTCAAGGTGCAGGGGCTGTGGCTTTTCCGTGGGCAAGAAGTACCACAGTTTGTGATTGATGAGTGCTATGACATGGAGCTTTATGACTGGAAGAAGGTGGATCTTTCAGATGAAGCCCAAAAGGAGCGTGTCAATCAAATGATTGAAGATCATGAGCCTTTCGAGGGAGAGCCTCTTTTGGATGCCAAGTGCTTCAAGTGA
- the LOC132177368 gene encoding regulator of nonsense transcripts UPF3-like isoform X1 — translation MKGSSSDRTKVVLRHLPPAISQATLMDQIDAAFAGRYHWVAFRPGKSSLKHQSYSRAYIDFKKPEDVIEFAEFFDGHLFVNEKGTQFKTIVEYAPSQRVPKQWSKKDSREGSILKDPEYLEFLEYLAKPVENLPSAEIQLERREADRMGAAKDAPVVTPLMDFIRQKRAAKGGSRRSLSNGKPGRRTAGSSTGSPSSTLSKRGSERRRSSSTMYVLRDGAKNVSVKDKSTYILVPKRDDEQLSDKSVTLAPAAGTEVLEEENGVSGTNESGKKKILLLKGKEREISYVSGTLSQQQGITSSVRNIIGSPTLKQNQQRQGSGKIVKRILLNKDSRQNQSFVAQSEHQIQTSNLEKDKRPPRPPHGQLVFKDTNPTPDDKVVANDVHGFCSEKQEKRLRNKDKPDRGIWTSLRRSDGSHASDESLSSSASQPIQSLGDSSEGCHGDMKVDMANARSGEVKNLGTGRTSHSSLDNGSHKHFGRRGPTHGVKDVDGSSIISEGKHSRRGAGYNSHEKQVWVQKSGSGS, via the exons ATGAAGGGCTCGTCGTCGGATCGGACGAAGGTGGTGCTACGGCACTTGCCGCCGGCGATTTCGCAGGCCACGCTCATGGACCAGATCGACGCCGCCTTCGCCGGTCGCTACCACTGGGTCGCTTTCCGTCCTGGGAAATCAAG CCTGAAGCATCAATCCTATTCTAGAGCCTATATTGACTTCAAGAAACCTGAGGATGTTATTGAGTTCGCTGAGTTTTTCGATGGGCATTTGTTTGTTAATGAGAAGG GCACTCAGTTTAAAACTATTGTTGAGTATGCTCCTTCTCAACGCGTTCCAAAGCAGTGGTCTAAGAAAGACAGCCGTGAAGGAAGCATATTaaaag ATCCCGAGTATCTGGAGTTTCTTGAATATCTTGCGAAGCCTGTCGAAAATCTTCCCAGTGCAGAGATACAATTGGAGAGAAGAGAAGCTGATCGAATGG GTGCTGCAAAAGATGCTCCCGTAGTTACACCATTAATGGACTTTATACGTCAGAAAAGAGCTGCTAAGGGTGGTTCTCGG CGATCTTTGTCTAATGGGAAACCGGGCAGAAGAACTGCTGGATCATCAACTGGAAGTCCTAGTTCCACCTTGTCGAAACGAGGTTCTGAGAGGAGGAGGAGTTCCTCCACAATG TATGTTTTAAGGGACGGTGCAAAGAACGTGAGTGTCAAAGACAAGTCAACATACATTCTGGTTCCAAAGCGAGATGATGAGCAGCTTTCTGACAAGTCTGTTACTTTGGCTCCTGCAGCTGGGACGGAAGTACTGGAAGAGGAAAATG GAGTTTCTGGAACTAATGAATctgggaaaaagaaaatcctgCTCCTGAAAGGGAAAGAGAGGGAGATTTCTTAT GTGTCTGGCACCTTGTCACAGCAGCAGGGTATAACATCATCGGTCAGAAATATTATTGGTTCACCTACTCTCAAGCAGAACCAGCAGCGCCAAGGTAGTGGAAAGATCGTCAAAAGAATACTTTTAAACAAGGATTCACGTCAAAATCAGTCTTTTGTGGCCCAGTCCGAGCATCAAATCCAGActtcaaatttagaaaaggaCAAGCGACCTCCTCGACCCCCACATGGACAATTGGTTTTTAAGGATACAAATCCAACTCCAGATGATAAGGTGGTTGCTAATGACGTGCACGGATTCTGTAGTGAGAAGCAGGAGAAACGTTTGAGAAATAAGGATAAGCCTGATCGTGGTATATGGACATCTCTTCGACGGTCAGATGGATCCCATGCTAGTGATGAGTCTTTGTCATCCTCTGCTTCTCAACCTATACAGTCACTTGGAGATTCTTCGGAAG GGTGTCATGGGGATATGAAAGTTGACATGGCAAATGCTAGGAGTGGCGAAGTTAAAAACCTTGGAACTGGACGTACTAGTCATTCTTCTTTAGATAATG GTTCCCATAAACATTTTGGTCGCCGTGGGCCAACACATGGTGTGAAGGATGTTGATGGCTCATCAATTATAAGTGAGGGGAAGCATTCGAGGAGAGGCGCTGGCTATAATTCCCATGAG AAGCAAGTTTGGGTTCAAAAGTCTGGTTCTGGTTCGTAA